Genomic DNA from Patescibacteria group bacterium:
ACTTGTTTGAGGTGAGTGATGGTTCTGGCGACGCAATCGGCCTTCGAGTGGTGAGCAATCCGGGCTACCTCTCGCCGATGGCTTGGTATCGGGCTCAGAACTTCAAGGGCGGTCCCAAGGAGACTGTAGTGGATGGTTTTGCGGCGGTACAGGACGGCAGTACGGTGTATGTGGCTGCTCCTAACTATGCCAATGGCAAGTTCTATTCCAATATCTACGTTTTGTCTGCCAATGAGGGGGCGAACGAAGCGACGCTAAAGATTTTTGCGAGCATGCTTGAGAATCTTAAGTTTGCGATTGACCTGAATGACGTGACTGTCTGTACTATTGGCGGATCCTTGTCGGATACAAGCTGCTCTTCGGATGATGATTGTCTGGCTCTTGGGGCTGGTGCAGTTTGTCCGTCTTTAAAGGCGAAGGTGCGCCGTGATACTCAGAGACTATCTGATTTGACGACTATCCGTTCAGCTATTACAGCCTACGGCGTGGATAATAGAGTATGTTCCATCACCAGGTCTCAGTCTTGCGCTTCAAATATTGAATGTCCGGTTGGCGAGTCCTGCGCATCAATTATTCCGGCGCTGTCTGCTGGAACCTTCGTGCGCAATTTCTCTGCTAGCCCGTGGACTAGCTGGGGCGACATGCTGGGTGGCGCGCTTGGCGCGAAGGAACTGCCAGTTGACCCGTTGAATGCCTTCACACCTAATACTTGCGGAGTAGTGGGTGGGCCATTAGCTAGTTTTGATCAGGCCAACTGCGTTGACCAGTCAAAGGGAACGTATACATGTCCGTTTGGTTCTCACGTGTACCAGTATTTGGCGCAGGGAGACAGCTCGGTGAAACTATCGGCTAACCTTGAATTCTTTGAGGTGTGGGCTAGTCCAATTGATAATAATGGTTCGGCCGATGGAGTGGATATTACAGTTGGTAGAGCTAACGTGTCGGCTGATGGCTTTAGCACGGGGGACGTATGTTCAGGCGCGGTGCTTGGCAGTTCTGCCGTTTGCGGCGACGGCGTAGTGGGCAGTGGCGAGGCCTGTGAACTTGGTCAGCGTGAGACTACAGTCGCCATCTGTGATGGTAATAATGATGGAATTATTGATGGTTTCAAGACCAGGGTTTGTAATTCATCCTGTACCGCTTTTGTGGATGATCCTCAAGCCGTCTGCGTTTCACCTACTTGCGGGAATGCGGTCAAAGAGGGTTCTGAAGAGTGCGATGACGGTTCAAAAAATGGCTCGTACGGTTTCTGTGGAGCTGACTGTAGACGAGCCAGCGCCTTCTCTTGCGGAGATGGCTCTTTGGCCGGTGGCGAGAAATGTGATTGTGGCTCAAGCGGATCTCTGACTGGTCGTCGGGCTAATGGCAACGGCATCTGTCAGGTTTATAACGGCGTGTATCAGTCCAGTCCTTCAGCCTCATGTGCTTGGGATTGTTCCGGTCCAGCGCCATACTGCGGCGACAAGCATGTTGATAGCGGCGAACAATGCGATGGTACAGATGAGTTCTGGGACGGAAAGTTGTGTTCAAGCGGCTCGCTGATTGGCCAGCCATGTACATCTGACAGTATGTGCGGAACCGCTGGCTTATGTGGCGGAACTAGCGCCTATGCGGCTTGTCCGGTCGGGGAGACGCGCACTCATGATTGTAATGACGCCGTGGGTGCTAGCTGTGCCTACTCAAATACTTGGCTAGCTGCTACCTGCGTCAGGGTAGGAACTTGCGGAGATGGTGTTGTCCAGAGCGGTCTAGAGCAGTGTGACGACGGAAATCAAAATGACACTGACGCCTGCACTCATTTGTGTAAGGTTAACGTTTGCGGTGACGCTGCTCTTAACCCGCAGACAGAAGAATGTGACCTGGGCACGCAGAACGGCGGTTCTTGCAGCTCATCTTACGGCTCTACTTGCACCGCTTGTTCTGTGACCTGCCGCAACGTTATTTCATCCGGCGCGTTCTGTGGTGACGGCGTGAAGAATGGCACGGAGTTCTGTGATGGTTCTGACGTGCCACTGACTTACTTCGATTCTGCCACCATGAAGGCCGGTGGGTCATGTGCTACGGACGGGGCAACGTCCAGCATTTATACCTGTCGTAGTTTAGGCGTGTGTAACGGTGGAGCTAAGAATGGTCAGCTCTGTACAGCCGGATATATTGGTAGCACTGGTCCTGATTCCTACGCTCTTGATGTAGCTGACTGTACAGATTTAACCGGCAGTTACGAATGCGTTAAGCCGGCTTGTTCCGGTACTTGTTCTTCCTCCTGCCCGCTAACCTTTGCTAGTACCAGCTTGCTCATGACAGCTAATCAGCCAGGTTCGCGCCCAAGCCCAAGTGTCGATCTCTACTCGTACAACACGAGCTCTACCTCAACTCTGCCCAACGCGGCTACTATTACGGTTCCTGCTTGTACGGTATTGCCCTCGGTTTCCGCGAACATCCGTTACGCCGAGAACTATGAACCACCGCAGGTGTACGTGATGTTCATCACTGATCTTTCGCAAACGATGAAATACCGGGTCCGTGACGATGTTCTTCCTGGTTCAGGCGAAAAATCTCGGTTGGCTGTGGCGCAGGCTTCCATGGACTCAGCAACTGCAAGTTTGTATGAGAAGTTTGGTGCTAACGTGCATATCGGTTCGATCGGCTTCAAAGGTTTGGCGCAAGGAACTTGCTACAATAAAACCAACACATCCTGCACGGCGGGGACGGCTGCGGGCGATACTACTTGTTCAAACTTAACTCCGGGTGACTTCTGCTTGGACAAAACATCTCAGATTTCTGCTTCAACTATTACCTATCCGTTCGGTGATATCTATAGCTATAAGCTTGCTGATAGCACGGGGGCGTATTCGTTCGCTGATCAGCCGCAGATGTCTTCGCTAGTTTCGGCTATTGACTCAATGTTCGTTGACAAAACGGGACCAACTGGTTGTACATCTAGTCCTTGTCAGTCAACAAATATCCATGGGACGAGAACTTATGAAGGTTTGGTTGAAGCTCGTCAGATGTTTAAGAAGATTAATGATTTGTCGACCACGGATAAGACTAATACCCGGTACATCGGGATCCTGCTATCTGATGGCGAGTATACGAACACAGACCCGCTCATTGAAGCAGCTGCATGGAAGGATAAATACGAGCTTTATACGGCCACAATCGGCAATGATTCGGCGTTCATTGCGCAGATGAACAGGTGGTCGACGAATAGTTGGGATGGAACTACGGCCAACACGAGTTCTGACACGTACAATGGCGTTGATTATTCCTTTACGGCATCAACGGATACGCAATTAACGGGCATTTATAGCCAGATAGTTAATACGATCCAAAATATTAGCGTTAAACTGGTTGTTGATAGTGGAGCTGCCTCGACTAGCGTGAATACTGGAAACGGAATCTCGCTCGTTTTGCCGCAAGGCTTTGCCTGCGACAAGCTTCACTCACAGAACGTGCCTATTCAGGTGACCTTTGCAGGCAAGGGGCAAATGACTATTAGTGACGTGCGTGTAAATTATTGTGCGGCTCCATAGTATGGAAGACCTAGAGACCCAACAACCGCCAGTTGCCCAGCCAACGGTAGCTACTACCGCGCCGGTCTTTTATTCGCTCGCTCCAGAAGAAGCCCCAAGACCGACTCCGTGGTACAGGAAGCGTCAGCTGGTGGTGATGGCGGTTTCGTTCGCGGTTGCCCTTTTTGTGATCGGAGGGGTGGTGATCTTTGCGTCTAATTGGTTCGCTCAAAAAAATGCCCCGGCTAAAATAGCGGCTGAGGAAGCTTCCTCTATGTTGGCTGATAAAGTGTCGGCTTGTGATCAGGCGCTGGATCCAGAGACATGCAAAAACGGAGCCGGGATGCAGGTGGCGAACGCTACGGGTACGGCTGAGGTTTGTAACGGTTTGACGGGGGAGCTGCTTGATTCTTGCGTGTCCTTGGCCGCTCGGGCTGCGGCGAGCATCTCTGCCTGCGGTAAGCTAGATGGAGCTGCTAAGACGGCTTGTGAAGACGGTGCTTATAACGCTGAGGCTCAGACAAAGAATGATTTGACCTTGTGTGCCAAGATTGTAGACCAGGCTTTGGCTCTCGGTTGCGGATCTCGTGTGACGGAGGCAGCTTTGGCGAATAACTCCTGTGTTGCATCACACGTTGACCCGGTTCTTTGTTCCGATAGGCAGAGTTTATTAACAGCTATGAATTCTGGATTAGAGAGCGCCTGCACGGCACTATCTGATGAAGAAGCGAGGATAGATTGCATAAACGGTATCCATTCACTTGATGTAGACGGCGATGGTCTATCCGTTTTTGACGAAGTAAATACCCACCACACAGATCCTGTAAAACCGGACACTGATGGAGACGGGTATACTGATGGAGACGAGGTATCCACCGGACATGATCCTTTAAAGAAATAATATGTTTGACCAAGAACCTCAGGATATCTTTGCTGGAACGGATAAAGCTCCGGCGCCAGTTCAACCGCCAAGCGCAGTAGAGCGCGCTTCGGTTAATGCGTCACCAAGGCCGGCCCCAGCTATGGCTCCTGCTCCGGTTATGTCTGCTCCAAGGCAGCCTATGGAACCTTCGCCAACCTCTCATTTAATGAGAAATTTGGTGATCATCGTGATCGTAATTGCGGCTGTAGGCGGAGGAGCATACTTGGCTTATGCGCTTATGATTAAGCCGATCATGAATGCTAGCGTAGCGCCGGTGATTCCGTCGGCCGTTAAGACTCCGGTTGTGCCAGCGGAGGAGACGCCACTCGCACCAGTTGAAACTCCGGTGGAGACTCCAGTGGCGGCTCCAGCCGAGCTAAACCCAAATTTCCTTGATAGTGATGGTGACGGTTTAAATAACGCCGCTGAACTTGAGGCGGGAACTTCGTCAACCAATCCTGACACTGACGGTGATGGTTTGGGAGATAGAGAAGAGGTGAGGGTTTATGGAACTGACCCTAATCGTACTGACACTGATGGCGATGGCTTCCTCGATGGGGCCGAAGTTCAGGGCGGTTATAATCCGAACGGACCAGGCAAGCTCATGCAGATTCCAACCACCCCATAAATTATGTTCGGATCTAAGGAGGCTCAACCGGTGACTCCAGCGGTGCCGGCAGTTAAAACTGACGACATGATTATTCATGTCATGCCCAAGGATTTTGCGGGAAAGCCGGCGTCTGCGGCAAGCGCGGGGTTGCAAACCCCGCCTTCTCAGGCGCCGATTCCGGCCCCGCAGCCTATGCCCGCACCAAAGCCGGTGGCAGCTCCCGCCCCGGCTGCACCAAAGCCGGCCGTGATTCCGCCTCCTAGGCGGAAGTTTGGCTTTGTTATCTTCCTGTTTGTTTTTCTTTTTGTCCTGTCACTTGGGGCTGCCGGAACCGTTTACTATCTCTATTTTATGCCGGTCGCGCCGTCTGAGAACGCGGGGTTAGTAACCCCGCCTTTACCGGCGCCTATTCCTGAACCCACCCCAATTCCGGTCGCGACGGAACCTGAGCCAGGCAAGGACACGGACTCAGACGGGCTGACTGATGTTGAAGAATTGCTATACGGAACTGATTACCGCAATCCAGACACTGACGGCGATACCTTCCTGGATGGCAACGAAGTCTTCCACCGCTATAACCCGAACGGCCCGGCGCCGTTGACGCTCCTTGATACTGGCGCGGTGCGGGTGTTCGAATCGCCTGACATGCCGTTTACTATTTATTATCCGTCGGCTTGGACTCCGGTGGCTGACCCTATTGAAAAGAAGGTCACGTTCCGATCGCCCTCAACCGCGTCCGTGCTCATTACGGTTGAACTCAAAGATGCGACCGCTAGCCTGGAAGGTTGGTATCAACAGAACGTACCAGACGAAAGCTCGCAGAAGCTTGAGGCGACATATACGTCTGAGGGCCTGCTCGCGCTGGCTCGTCGAGACCAGAGAATCGCGTATATTGATGGTGGTAGTAACGTCTTCACGCTCACTTATGACCTTGGAGATGAAAAAACCATTGAATTCCTATCTACCTTCCAGATGATGCTCAATGGTTTAAATCTTCTCCCATGATTACTTTCGACGTCGAGCAAGAGTCTATCCCGAAGGGGAGCCGATTCTCTGGAGCGAGACTTAAGAAGATCGCCGGCGAGTTTGACGTTGCTCTGCGGAAGAAAGTAACCGGCATTGTTTCCTTGAGTTTTGTCGACGACCTAGAAATTCGTCGGCTTAACCGCATGTACCGCAAGAAGGACAAGGTAACCGATGTTTTATCGTTTGGTTCCCCAGATGGCGATCGATCCGGGTATCTCGGTGACGTGATCATTTCGTACGAGCAGGCGGTGCGGCAGGCCGAAGACGAAGACCTCGAGCTTGAGCTGACTGATCTTCTCGTTCACGGCATCCTTCATGTGCTTGGTTACGACCACGAAAAGGCGGAAGATGCGGATGAGATGTTTCCTCTTCAGGATAAAATTGTGGCCGAAGTCCTATGATTTCTTTGCGAGCATTTTTCAAAAGTTTCCACCATGCTCTTCGCGGTCTCGCCGAATTATTTAAGACCGAACAAAGTTTTCGCCTTCAGGTGCTGGCGACAATTATCGTTGGCGGTCTCTTGATTGGGCTTGATCTCGCCGCTTGGCAAAGAATTCTGCTTATTTTGTTATGTTCCGCCGTCTTGATTCTCGAAATAATCAACAGCATCATCGAACGGGTCGCTGATGCAGTCCAGCCTCGGTTGAGTCCGATGGTGAAGGATGTTAAGGACATGATGGCGGGCGCAGTTCTTTTGACGGCGCTAACCGCGCTCGTGGTCGGGACGGCGATTTTGTACCTCCCGGTATGGGAAAAGGTCTGTGCTATAATTCA
This window encodes:
- a CDS encoding thrombospondin type 3 repeat-containing protein, with the protein product MEDLETQQPPVAQPTVATTAPVFYSLAPEEAPRPTPWYRKRQLVVMAVSFAVALFVIGGVVIFASNWFAQKNAPAKIAAEEASSMLADKVSACDQALDPETCKNGAGMQVANATGTAEVCNGLTGELLDSCVSLAARAAASISACGKLDGAAKTACEDGAYNAEAQTKNDLTLCAKIVDQALALGCGSRVTEAALANNSCVASHVDPVLCSDRQSLLTAMNSGLESACTALSDEEARIDCINGIHSLDVDGDGLSVFDEVNTHHTDPVKPDTDGDGYTDGDEVSTGHDPLKK
- the ybeY gene encoding rRNA maturation RNase YbeY; the encoded protein is MITFDVEQESIPKGSRFSGARLKKIAGEFDVALRKKVTGIVSLSFVDDLEIRRLNRMYRKKDKVTDVLSFGSPDGDRSGYLGDVIISYEQAVRQAEDEDLELELTDLLVHGILHVLGYDHEKAEDADEMFPLQDKIVAEVL
- a CDS encoding diacylglycerol kinase family protein translates to MISLRAFFKSFHHALRGLAELFKTEQSFRLQVLATIIVGGLLIGLDLAAWQRILLILLCSAVLILEIINSIIERVADAVQPRLSPMVKDVKDMMAGAVLLTALTALVVGTAILYLPVWEKVCAIIQYCKP